The Zhihengliuella sp. ISTPL4 genomic interval CAGCGAGCACATCGGGCTGCTCAACACGCTCTTCATCCTCGTCGCGCTCGTGGTGCTCTCCGGCCTGTTCTCCGGCGCCGCCCGGCCGCTCCGCGCGGAGGAGAAGGCTCCAGCGATTCCGACCACCGAGCGCTGACCTCACTCCTCGACACCGCGCACCAACGCGGCCGCGTGTGACCGGCTACGGGCCCCGAGCTTGGTGAGCACGTTCGACACGTGGGTCTTCACGGTCGGCACCGAGATCTTCAGGCGCGCGGCGAGCTGGGCGTTCGACCACCCCTGCAGGATCCCGTCGAGGACGTCCCGCTCCCGCGGTGTCAGCTCGGGAAGCACGAACGTCGTCATCGGAGCCGGCTCCGGAGCGGACGCCGCCACCGCGGCGAGCGCTCGGCGGGTGACCCGCGGGTCCAGCGCCCCCTCTCCGGCAGCGACAGCACGCACGGACTGGACGAGGGTCGGCGCGTCGACGGTCTTCAGGAGGAACCCGACCGCGCCGGCGCGGAGCGCGGCGAGCACGAGCTCATCCTCGTCGAAGCTCGTCAGCACGAGCACGTCGCCGAGGCCGCGCTCGACGATCTCGCGGGTGGCCGAGACCCCATCGCGTCCGGGCATCCGCAGATCCATGAGGACGACGTCCGGCCGTAGCGCCGCGGCATTGCGCACGGCGACATCACCGTCGGCGGCCTCCCCCACCACCGCGATGTCATGGGTCTCCAACATGATGCGCAGGCCCGCTCTGATCGCCCCGTGGTCGTCGGCCAGCAGCACGGTCGGCGCGGTCATGCCCGAACCCCCGCGGGCAGTCGCGCCTCGACAAGCCAGCCCTCCGCCTCCGGTCCGGCGCGGAAGGTGCCGCCGAGAGCGGTGACGCGTTCCCGCAGCATCTGCAGCCCCCACCCCTCGCCGCCCTGGCCGGCCGTCGCCGTGGGGGCACCACCCCGAGACCGCACCGCGACGCGCACGTGGCCGCCGTCCCGGGCGATGGCCACCTCCACGGAAGCACCGTTCGCGTGACGGACGCAGTTGCCCAGCGCCTCGCGCACCACCCGCACGACCGCCTGCTCGCCGCCCCCGCCGAGGTCACCCGGATCCTCGACGACCAGCCGGACGTCGAGCCCGGAGCGTCGGGCCTCCGCGGCGAGGCGGTCGATGTCGGCCCACCCCGGCGTCGGAGTCAGCGCGCCCTCACCTCGCCGCAGCACTCCGATCATCGTGCGCAGGGCGCCGTGCGCATCGAGTCCGGCGTCCCGCACCGCCTGCAGCGCGGCGCGGTCGTCGGATCGGTCGAGCGGAGCGGCCAGCGCCGCCTCCGCCCTGATGGCCATGGCCATCACGTGTCCCGCCACCACGTCGTGCAGCTCCCGCGCCATGGTCTCGCGCTCGCGCTGCACGGCCTCCGCACGGTCCCGGTCCGCGGTCGCGGCGGCATCCTCCGCACGCTGCCGGTGCAGCTCAGCGAGCTCGTGCGCCTGGGACACCGCGACAGCCCACCAGTAGTCGGTGCCGAAGATCGCCCCGAACTGCACGGCGAACAGCAGTGCGACCGGGGGCGTCGCCGGAGAGAACAGCAGGGCGGCCGAGAACAGCGCGACGGTCGCCGCACCGAGCAGCACGAGCAGCACGCGGCGCCCGCGCGGTCCGGCGAAAAAGGCCGCTGTCCACAGCACGTCGAGCAGGACCACGAGCGTGCCGACGCCCCCCACCGTGAGCAGGTCGGCGACGAAGAGGACGGCGACCAGGGCGAGCACTGTCCACGGGTGGCGACGCTTCCCGAGGGCGAGAGCGCAGGCCGGGAAGGCGAGCACCAGGGCCCACCACGGCGAGACGTCCTCCGGCAGCAGCGAAAACGGCCCCCAGATCCCATGGAAGCCGAGCGCCGCCATGATCGTCGCGAGGGCGGCCATGCCGACGGGGTCCGCCCACCATCGGTGTCGCCGGTACCAGGCGGCGGGCCCTCCGTCGGCCGGATCGTGCATGTCCTCATGCAATCACGGCAGGCACCGCGCCGCATCCGACGAAAGGATGAGGGCGGTGGGACGACCGCGACTTTCGCCCGATCCGCGCACGCCCGCACCCGGGGATCGTGGAGGCCATGGAACTCTTCGGCGGGCTGCCGCTGCCCCTGTCCCTCGCCGTGCTCGCGCTCATCGACGGTCTGAGCGTCGGCACGCTGCTCATCCCGGTCTTCCTCCTGCTGCACCCCGGGCGGGTCCGCGCGGGACGGATCCTCCTCTACCTCGCGACGATCGCCGTCTTCTATCTCGTCGTCGGCCTCCTCTTCCTGTGGGGGCTGGTGAACCTCGTCGACGTCGCCTCCGACTTCCTGAGCTCTCCCGCGGGGATGATCACCCGCCTCGTCGTCGGCGCCGCCCTCCTCATCACGGCCTTCGTGATGCCGACGAAACCCGCCGAAGCAGCGCCGGGCGCGGTGCCCACGGCCGCCGTCGCGGCAGCGGATCCCGGGAAGCCGGGCAGCGACCGCGTATCGGCATCGGGTGCGCAGGCACACCCTCCCGCCCCGTCCGCCGCCACGGCGACGGCCGCGCCGCGTCCCGG includes:
- a CDS encoding response regulator: MTAPTVLLADDHGAIRAGLRIMLETHDIAVVGEAADGDVAVRNAAALRPDVVLMDLRMPGRDGVSATREIVERGLGDVLVLTSFDEDELVLAALRAGAVGFLLKTVDAPTLVQSVRAVAAGEGALDPRVTRRALAAVAASAPEPAPMTTFVLPELTPRERDVLDGILQGWSNAQLAARLKISVPTVKTHVSNVLTKLGARSRSHAAALVRGVEE
- a CDS encoding sensor histidine kinase codes for the protein MHDPADGGPAAWYRRHRWWADPVGMAALATIMAALGFHGIWGPFSLLPEDVSPWWALVLAFPACALALGKRRHPWTVLALVAVLFVADLLTVGGVGTLVVLLDVLWTAAFFAGPRGRRVLLVLLGAATVALFSAALLFSPATPPVALLFAVQFGAIFGTDYWWAVAVSQAHELAELHRQRAEDAAATADRDRAEAVQRERETMARELHDVVAGHVMAMAIRAEAALAAPLDRSDDRAALQAVRDAGLDAHGALRTMIGVLRRGEGALTPTPGWADIDRLAAEARRSGLDVRLVVEDPGDLGGGGEQAVVRVVREALGNCVRHANGASVEVAIARDGGHVRVAVRSRGGAPTATAGQGGEGWGLQMLRERVTALGGTFRAGPEAEGWLVEARLPAGVRA
- a CDS encoding GAP family protein, yielding MELFGGLPLPLSLAVLALIDGLSVGTLLIPVFLLLHPGRVRAGRILLYLATIAVFYLVVGLLFLWGLVNLVDVASDFLSSPAGMITRLVVGAALLITAFVMPTKPAEAAPGAVPTAAVAAADPGKPGSDRVSASGAQAHPPAPSAATATAAPRPGRITRWRQRLLDPKTRGFAVMAVAIAAGLVEVATMLPYIVAMTMLADAGVDTPLRVLSLAGYCALMIAPALVLLVLRLVAAPLVQRPLERFAAWMERTGAENTAWIIGIIGFLIARSAATELGLFGAIF